In Wenyingzhuangia fucanilytica, the following are encoded in one genomic region:
- the ftsH gene encoding ATP-dependent zinc metalloprotease FtsH, protein MNKEPKNQPKPNPNGFKPKFNSYWIYAAIIAVIISFNFFGNNITNTDISRNKFEDLLRSNSIENILIVNNDYAEIHLTEEAQKEFTSQSKDESLPWVNAKPVLTYNFGSLENFENVIKENKEKYNLSIDLKNVNKTDLFDSILGFLPFILILGLWIFFMRRMSGGAAGGGAGGQIFSIGKSKAKLFDENQKVKVSFKDVAGLEGAKEEVQEIVDFLKSPEKYTNLGGKIPKGALLVGPPGTGKTLLAKAVAGEAGVPFFSLSGSDFVEMFVGVGASRVRDLFKQAAQKSPSIIFIDEIDAIGRARGKNNMTGGNDERENTLNQLLTEMDGFGTDVNVIVIAATNRADVLDKALMRAGRFDRQIYVDLPDLNERNAIFKVHLKPLKLGNDVKVDFLAQQTPGFSGADIANLCNEAALMAARKGKEAIENEDFLDSVDRIVGGLEKKNKIISAKEKKTIAFHEAGHATASWMLEHAAPLVKVTIVPRGQSLGAAWYLPEERMIVQTEQMLDEMCATLAGRAAEKIIFDRISTGALSDLEKVTKQARAMVSIYGLSEKVGNLTYYDSSGQEYGFTKPYSENTAQLIDEEISLLIEQQYQRAIQILTENKDKLTELAERLLEKEVIFKDDLIKIFGQRAFLSESEVLEKKLKDQEETTEENNSEVKS, encoded by the coding sequence ATGAACAAAGAGCCAAAAAACCAACCTAAACCCAATCCTAATGGGTTTAAGCCAAAATTTAATTCTTATTGGATTTACGCAGCTATTATTGCCGTAATTATATCTTTTAACTTTTTTGGAAACAATATCACCAATACAGATATTTCTAGAAATAAATTTGAAGATTTATTACGCTCTAACAGTATTGAAAACATCCTAATTGTTAATAACGATTATGCCGAAATTCATTTAACAGAAGAAGCTCAAAAAGAATTTACTTCTCAAAGCAAAGACGAATCTTTGCCGTGGGTAAATGCAAAACCTGTATTGACTTATAATTTTGGTAGTTTAGAAAATTTTGAAAATGTTATTAAGGAAAATAAAGAGAAGTACAACTTGTCTATTGACCTTAAAAACGTAAACAAAACAGACCTTTTTGATTCTATCTTAGGATTTTTACCATTCATCTTAATCTTAGGATTATGGATCTTCTTTATGAGAAGAATGTCTGGTGGAGCTGCTGGCGGAGGTGCTGGTGGTCAAATTTTTAGCATCGGAAAATCTAAAGCAAAGCTATTTGATGAAAATCAAAAAGTAAAAGTATCTTTTAAAGATGTTGCTGGTTTAGAAGGAGCTAAAGAAGAAGTTCAAGAAATTGTAGACTTTTTAAAGAGTCCAGAAAAATACACAAACCTTGGTGGTAAAATTCCTAAAGGAGCTTTATTAGTAGGGCCTCCAGGTACAGGTAAAACTTTATTAGCAAAAGCTGTTGCTGGTGAAGCTGGTGTTCCTTTTTTCTCTTTATCAGGTTCTGATTTTGTGGAGATGTTTGTTGGAGTTGGAGCTTCTAGAGTAAGAGATTTATTTAAACAAGCTGCTCAAAAATCTCCTTCTATTATTTTTATCGATGAAATTGACGCCATTGGTAGAGCTAGAGGAAAAAACAATATGACAGGTGGTAACGATGAACGTGAAAATACATTAAACCAATTGTTAACCGAAATGGACGGTTTTGGTACCGATGTAAATGTTATTGTTATTGCTGCTACTAACCGTGCAGATGTATTAGATAAAGCTTTAATGCGTGCAGGTAGATTTGATAGACAAATTTATGTTGACTTACCAGATTTAAATGAGCGTAACGCTATTTTTAAAGTACACTTAAAACCTTTAAAATTAGGAAACGATGTTAAGGTTGATTTCTTAGCACAACAAACACCTGGTTTTTCTGGAGCAGATATTGCAAACCTTTGTAACGAAGCTGCTTTAATGGCTGCTCGTAAAGGAAAAGAAGCTATTGAAAACGAAGACTTTTTAGATTCTGTAGATAGAATTGTAGGAGGTTTAGAAAAGAAAAATAAAATTATTTCTGCTAAAGAAAAGAAAACTATTGCTTTCCACGAAGCAGGACATGCTACTGCTAGCTGGATGTTGGAGCACGCTGCACCATTGGTAAAAGTAACCATTGTTCCTAGAGGTCAATCTTTGGGTGCTGCTTGGTATTTACCAGAAGAAAGAATGATTGTTCAAACAGAACAAATGTTAGATGAAATGTGTGCTACTTTAGCGGGTAGAGCTGCAGAAAAAATTATTTTTGATAGAATTTCTACTGGTGCTTTAAGCGACTTAGAAAAAGTTACCAAACAAGCTAGAGCCATGGTAAGTATTTATGGTTTAAGCGAAAAGGTTGGAAACTTAACTTATTACGATTCAAGTGGTCAAGAATATGGGTTTACAAAACCTTATAGTGAAAATACTGCTCAGTTAATTGACGAAGAAATTAGTCTTTTAATTGAACAACAATATCAAAGAGCCATCCAAATCTTAACAGAGAACAAAGACAAATTAACCGAGTTAGCTGAACGATTGTTAGAAAAAGAAGTTATCTTTAAAGACGATTTAATTAAGATTTTTGGACAAAGAGCTTTTTTATCTGAAAGTGAAGTCTTAGAAAAAAAACTTAAAGACCAAGAAGAAACAACAGAAGAAAACAATTCTGAGGTTAAAAGCTAA
- the rsfS gene encoding ribosome silencing factor has product MSKKHVSTDQLISTILKGIDEVKGENIQLIDLREIDNTVCDYFVVASGTSNTHVSAISGSIQKIVGKEAQEKPFHVEGESQANWILLDYIHVVVHVFQKPVRELYDIEGLWGDAKITKIS; this is encoded by the coding sequence ATGTCTAAAAAACACGTAAGTACTGATCAACTAATTAGTACCATTTTAAAAGGAATTGACGAGGTAAAAGGAGAGAACATCCAATTGATAGATTTACGCGAAATAGATAACACAGTATGTGACTATTTTGTAGTAGCATCGGGTACTTCTAACACCCATGTTAGTGCCATATCAGGGTCAATTCAAAAAATAGTCGGAAAAGAAGCTCAAGAAAAACCTTTTCACGTAGAAGGAGAATCACAAGCCAATTGGATATTATTAGACTATATTCATGTTGTAGTACATGTTTTCCAAAAACCAGTTAGAGAACTTTATGATATTGAAGGGTTATGGGGTGATGCTAAAATCACTAAGATTTCATAA
- a CDS encoding biotin--[acetyl-CoA-carboxylase] ligase gives MNIIKLNAIDSTSQFLKDLAKKSELENFTVVVADEQLAGKGQMNTVWHSEKGKNLLFTVYVELKGLPVNLIPYISFLSAVKIKEVIVNVLGGTSKIKVKWPNDIMSYNDKISGILVENQLRQQQVDACFIGVGLNVNQLQFPSHLTKANSLANIKGVVFDKEILLEKIILALKKVMYVDYIINNLEKIKQDYLNSLYKINTPTMFMDGDEKPFMGKIVDVTDEGLLQLEKEDEQIYSYAVKEIKLL, from the coding sequence GTGAATATAATCAAACTTAATGCCATCGACTCTACAAGTCAATTTTTGAAAGATTTGGCAAAAAAATCGGAATTAGAAAACTTTACTGTTGTGGTGGCCGATGAGCAATTGGCAGGGAAAGGACAGATGAATACTGTGTGGCATTCGGAAAAAGGAAAAAACTTATTGTTTACAGTTTATGTGGAATTAAAGGGCTTACCTGTAAATTTAATTCCCTATATCAGTTTTTTATCGGCAGTAAAAATAAAAGAAGTAATTGTAAATGTTTTAGGCGGTACCTCTAAAATAAAGGTAAAGTGGCCTAACGACATAATGTCATATAACGACAAGATTTCGGGAATATTAGTAGAAAATCAATTAAGGCAACAGCAAGTTGATGCCTGTTTTATAGGTGTTGGGTTAAATGTAAATCAACTTCAATTTCCTTCGCATTTAACTAAGGCTAACTCTTTAGCCAATATAAAAGGAGTTGTTTTTGATAAAGAAATATTGCTAGAAAAAATAATTTTGGCATTAAAAAAAGTGATGTATGTTGATTATATCATCAATAATTTAGAAAAAATAAAGCAAGATTATTTAAATAGTTTGTACAAAATCAATACTCCAACCATGTTTATGGATGGAGATGAAAAACCTTTTATGGGTAAAATTGTTGATGTTACCGATGAAGGTCTCTTGCAATTAGAAAAAGAAGATGAGCAAATTTATAGTTACGCAGTTAAAGAAATTAAACTCCTTTAA
- a CDS encoding orotate phosphoribosyltransferase, whose translation MKLETPLVTIFKSNQETFDFLTDLNNFEKLMPDNKEKFEVDGDSFIFGLTGMPEIRLILKEKTAPNKIVLGAASSKLDFTLTIELKAISENSTSAQLFFNGNFNPMMAMMVKKPLTNFINALSNNLQNI comes from the coding sequence ATGAAATTAGAAACGCCATTAGTAACCATATTTAAATCAAACCAAGAAACTTTTGATTTTTTAACAGATTTAAACAACTTTGAAAAATTGATGCCAGACAATAAAGAAAAGTTTGAGGTAGATGGTGACTCTTTTATTTTTGGTTTAACAGGAATGCCAGAAATTAGATTGATATTAAAAGAAAAAACAGCCCCTAATAAAATAGTTTTAGGAGCAGCTTCTAGCAAATTAGATTTTACTTTAACAATTGAGTTAAAAGCTATTTCGGAAAACAGCACCTCTGCTCAATTATTTTTTAATGGTAATTTTAACCCTATGATGGCTATGATGGTTAAAAAACCGTTAACCAATTTTATTAACGCATTAAGCAATAATTTGCAAAACATTTAA
- the pyrE gene encoding orotate phosphoribosyltransferase — MIFNKDTANNTAEQLLKIKAIKLQPSNPFTWASGWKSPIYCDNRITLSYPMIRNFLKTNMAKAIEEQYGKPDVIAGVATGAIAIGVLVAQELGIPFVYVRPEPKKHGRMNQIEGYLEKGSNVVVVEDLISTGKSSLLAVEALKEAGVNIKGMMAIFTYGFPIADKNFEAANVSLTTLSNYQVLIEQAVKNNYITANELAMIQTWRKAPDKWTNEED; from the coding sequence ATGATTTTTAACAAAGATACAGCAAATAATACCGCAGAACAGCTTTTAAAAATAAAAGCAATTAAATTACAACCTTCTAATCCATTTACATGGGCATCGGGTTGGAAATCACCAATATATTGCGATAATAGAATTACGCTTTCTTATCCTATGATAAGAAATTTTCTAAAAACCAATATGGCAAAAGCTATTGAAGAACAATATGGTAAACCAGATGTAATTGCTGGTGTTGCTACTGGAGCTATTGCTATTGGTGTTTTGGTTGCTCAAGAACTAGGAATTCCTTTTGTATATGTTAGACCAGAGCCTAAAAAGCATGGTAGAATGAATCAAATTGAAGGATATCTTGAAAAAGGTTCTAATGTTGTAGTTGTTGAGGATTTAATTAGCACAGGTAAAAGTAGTTTATTAGCTGTTGAAGCTTTAAAGGAAGCTGGTGTAAACATTAAAGGAATGATGGCTATTTTTACTTATGGTTTTCCTATTGCAGATAAAAACTTTGAAGCAGCAAATGTTAGCTTAACTACCTTAAGCAACTATCAAGTTTTAATAGAACAAGCTGTTAAAAACAACTATATTACTGCTAATGAATTGGCAATGATACAAACTTGGAGAAAAGCTCCAGACAAATGGACTAACGAAGAAGATTAA
- a CDS encoding NUDIX hydrolase — MYKVFINEVPVFFTEKNNELAGFFSVKYQELDFLNMYQQIQKNLAAKINVICDNLENDWCNFLLNFQVRSAAGGVVKNTHDEILWIYRFDTWDLPKGHIENGESKEIAAVREVEEECNVTELKIDKELETTYHVFEHKGVLVMKVTYWFAMHTNLKDFDLVPQVEEGITKVVFKSVQDSKKCLENTYGNIKLLLEQLL, encoded by the coding sequence ATGTATAAAGTTTTTATCAATGAAGTTCCAGTTTTTTTTACAGAAAAAAACAATGAATTAGCAGGTTTTTTTTCTGTAAAATATCAAGAACTTGATTTCTTAAATATGTATCAACAGATTCAAAAGAATCTTGCTGCGAAAATAAATGTTATTTGTGACAATTTGGAAAATGATTGGTGCAATTTTCTATTAAATTTTCAAGTTCGAAGCGCAGCAGGTGGTGTAGTAAAAAATACACATGATGAAATTTTATGGATTTATAGATTTGATACCTGGGATTTACCCAAAGGACATATAGAAAATGGGGAGTCTAAAGAAATTGCAGCGGTTAGAGAAGTAGAGGAGGAGTGCAATGTTACTGAGCTAAAGATTGATAAAGAACTAGAAACTACTTATCATGTTTTTGAACACAAAGGTGTTTTGGTGATGAAAGTTACTTATTGGTTTGCTATGCATACTAATTTAAAAGATTTTGATTTGGTTCCGCAAGTAGAAGAAGGAATTACCAAAGTTGTTTTTAAATCGGTTCAAGATTCTAAAAAATGTTTGGAGAACACCTATGGAAACATCAAACTATTGTTGGAACAATTGTTGTAG
- a CDS encoding protein-disulfide reductase DsbD family protein yields MKISLHLLKIAILFAFFSVNAQIHNPVSWTTSVEKTDKGNLVLVSTATIEKGWHLYSQNIGDGGPIPTTFYYPENIKTVGDTKEEDGVEVDDPIFNMPIKYFGDKAVFKQEITVTDLSSVEASVEYMVCNDEMCLPPKEVSLTYDLTKVTTKNTSVTSIDDNKDKSYWTLFILSFLAGLTALLTPCVFPMIPMTVSFFTKQSKNRAVGIKNAIIYGISIVVIYVLLGTFVVGVFGADSLNKLSTSVTFNIAFFAILVFFALSFLGAYELVLPSSWGTKLDEKADRGGLIGIFFMALALAVVSFSCTGPIVGTALVQSASQGGVAPIISMLGFSLAIAIPFTLFAVFPGWLNSLPKSGGWLNTVKVVLGFLELALAFKFLSNADLVLQAHWLEREIFIAIWIVIFLFLGIYLLGKIRLPHDYQPVEQVSVTRLMLAILSFTFVVYMIPGLFGAPVKLIGAFVPPLEYSESPNGVLNATSSSINTHQDLPDGAHILAPYNILTFNDYEKGLAYAQKVNKPVLLDFTGRACVNCRKMEQNVWTVPAVLDVLQNKVVLISLYVDDRQKLPTEEISPVTGKPYRYIGQKWSEFQEKRYKTNAQPYYVILNSKGEDVGSPVGYTPDAEEYLDWLQQGVAQAGN; encoded by the coding sequence ATGAAAATTTCATTACATCTCCTTAAAATAGCTATTCTTTTTGCTTTTTTTTCTGTTAATGCTCAAATTCACAACCCTGTTTCATGGACTACTTCTGTAGAAAAAACAGACAAAGGTAATTTGGTTTTGGTCAGCACGGCAACTATTGAAAAAGGTTGGCATTTATACAGTCAAAATATTGGTGATGGTGGCCCAATACCTACTACTTTTTATTATCCAGAAAACATAAAAACTGTTGGAGATACAAAAGAAGAAGATGGTGTTGAGGTAGATGATCCTATTTTTAATATGCCAATTAAATACTTTGGAGATAAAGCTGTTTTTAAACAAGAAATAACAGTTACAGATTTGTCCTCAGTAGAAGCTTCTGTAGAGTATATGGTTTGTAATGATGAAATGTGTTTACCTCCAAAAGAGGTGAGTTTAACTTATGATTTAACTAAAGTTACAACCAAAAACACAAGTGTAACAAGTATTGATGATAACAAAGATAAAAGTTATTGGACCTTATTTATTTTGAGCTTTTTAGCAGGTTTAACCGCTTTGTTAACTCCATGTGTTTTTCCAATGATTCCTATGACGGTGAGCTTTTTTACCAAACAAAGTAAAAACAGAGCTGTTGGAATTAAAAATGCAATTATTTACGGAATAAGCATTGTGGTAATTTATGTTTTACTAGGAACTTTTGTGGTTGGAGTTTTTGGAGCAGATTCTCTAAATAAATTGTCTACAAGTGTAACTTTTAATATAGCCTTTTTTGCGATTTTAGTCTTTTTTGCCTTGTCATTTTTAGGGGCTTATGAATTGGTTTTACCAAGTTCTTGGGGGACTAAATTAGATGAAAAAGCAGATAGAGGTGGGTTGATTGGAATCTTTTTTATGGCTTTGGCTTTGGCAGTGGTTTCCTTTTCTTGTACTGGGCCAATTGTGGGTACTGCATTAGTGCAATCTGCATCGCAAGGAGGAGTCGCTCCTATTATTTCTATGCTAGGATTTTCTTTAGCCATAGCAATTCCATTTACTTTATTTGCAGTTTTTCCAGGATGGTTAAATTCTTTGCCAAAATCTGGTGGATGGCTAAATACGGTAAAAGTAGTTTTAGGTTTTTTAGAATTGGCCTTAGCGTTTAAATTTTTATCAAATGCAGATTTGGTGTTACAAGCACATTGGTTAGAAAGAGAAATATTTATTGCTATTTGGATTGTTATTTTCTTATTCTTAGGGATTTATTTGTTAGGAAAAATACGTTTACCTCACGATTATCAGCCTGTTGAACAAGTGTCTGTAACTCGATTGATGTTGGCTATATTGAGTTTTACATTTGTGGTATATATGATTCCAGGATTGTTTGGAGCGCCTGTAAAATTGATTGGGGCATTTGTGCCTCCGTTGGAATATAGTGAATCTCCAAATGGAGTTTTAAATGCAACATCATCATCAATTAATACGCATCAAGATTTACCAGATGGAGCTCATATTTTAGCTCCCTATAATATTTTAACTTTTAACGATTACGAAAAAGGTTTGGCCTATGCTCAAAAAGTAAACAAACCTGTGTTGTTAGATTTTACAGGTAGGGCTTGTGTAAATTGTAGAAAGATGGAACAAAATGTTTGGACAGTTCCTGCAGTTTTAGATGTTTTGCAAAATAAAGTAGTGTTGATTTCTTTGTATGTAGATGATCGTCAGAAATTACCCACAGAAGAAATATCTCCAGTTACAGGTAAACCGTATAGATATATTGGTCAAAAATGGTCAGAATTTCAAGAAAAGAGATACAAAACCAATGCGCAACCTTATTATGTGATTTTAAATTCTAAAGGAGAAGATGTTGGTAGTCCTGTAGGATATACACCTGATGCTGAAGAATATTTAGATTGGTTACAGCAAGGAGTTGCTCAAGCAGGGAATTAA
- a CDS encoding phosphatase PAP2 family protein, giving the protein MKINHKVLLPFLVLIVLSLFFFAYAKGEVVLLINKHHTLFLDRFFTSLSSIGNTMSIFFFLAIVLRYKLKFLYFFVLAFLIESTIVILCKHLIFDGFPRPYLMFEAKGILSQINFVEGVRVNKRDSFPSGHTAYAFLIATYFSLKIKKTLPAIGLCLIATLIGISRMYLVQHFFMDVFAGAIVGVSSAYVAIVLIKNSRKKKWYNMKIRFTPMRKNWIEFIPTPEN; this is encoded by the coding sequence ATGAAGATTAATCATAAGGTTTTATTACCGTTTTTAGTTTTAATAGTATTGTCTTTATTCTTTTTTGCTTACGCCAAAGGAGAGGTGGTTTTACTGATTAATAAACATCATACTTTATTTTTAGATAGATTTTTTACTAGCCTAAGCTCTATAGGAAATACCATGAGTATTTTCTTTTTTTTAGCTATTGTGTTAAGATATAAATTAAAGTTTTTATACTTTTTTGTTTTGGCTTTTTTAATTGAATCTACAATTGTGATCCTTTGTAAGCATCTTATTTTTGATGGTTTTCCTAGGCCATATTTAATGTTTGAAGCCAAAGGAATTTTGTCTCAAATAAACTTTGTAGAAGGGGTAAGAGTAAATAAAAGAGATTCTTTTCCATCTGGTCATACGGCTTATGCATTTTTAATAGCGACTTATTTTTCTTTAAAGATTAAAAAAACACTTCCTGCCATTGGTTTGTGTTTGATTGCTACGCTTATAGGAATTTCTAGAATGTATTTGGTACAACATTTTTTTATGGATGTTTTTGCGGGAGCAATCGTAGGAGTTTCATCTGCATATGTAGCCATTGTATTGATAAAGAATTCTCGTAAAAAGAAATGGTACAACATGAAAATAAGGTTTACTCCAATGCGTAAAAATTGGATAGAATTTATTCCAACCCCAGAAAATTAA
- a CDS encoding ArnT family glycosyltransferase produces the protein MKFFDLKNPLWWMFLLAFVLCLFGSGSSIIYILDEAKNSEAAREMLQYGNVFRPTFNDVIRTDKPPFHYFFMMIGYKLFGVNAFGARLFSALFGTLTILMTFIFTQKHLGDKIAKITFWILLSSFYFIQEFHLAVPDPYLIFWMSLIFFCYIDFFISKNVKILWLLYFSMGFGVLTKGPVAIALPTLVAFVHLILVKQFTFKQILSFKPFLGLILVLLISVPWFYLAHIETQGVFTEGFFLKHNVARFQDKMEGHGGSFLITIGFVLLGMLPFSLWIFRALFLALKQKGQNKFLFFCSVAVVVFVTFFAISATKLPNYTMPCYPLIAIVLAWFFNEVLNAKSFKGKYIEWAFLILIAIALPVAGYIGLSLESSLESKKWIALLLVFIPIGVVVAFYCFIKKNFVISFKIISSIFIGFSLLLFGFVFPQLTKESPVEKFKESIASHRPVIVYKRMDAAFPINFNRTYKIVDTVEEIETFFKEFPNGVVMTNTRNKDEINELSIFNQLFSQKSLFENHTTRVYEKDQSK, from the coding sequence ATGAAGTTTTTTGATCTTAAAAATCCATTATGGTGGATGTTTTTACTTGCTTTTGTTTTGTGTCTTTTTGGTAGCGGAAGTTCTATTATTTACATTTTAGATGAAGCAAAAAATAGCGAAGCAGCAAGAGAAATGTTGCAATATGGAAATGTTTTTAGGCCTACTTTTAATGATGTTATAAGAACAGATAAACCTCCTTTTCATTATTTTTTTATGATGATAGGGTATAAATTGTTTGGTGTAAATGCCTTTGGAGCAAGGTTATTTTCTGCATTGTTTGGAACATTAACTATTTTGATGACTTTTATTTTTACCCAAAAACATTTAGGGGATAAAATTGCAAAAATCACTTTTTGGATATTATTGTCTTCGTTTTATTTTATTCAAGAATTTCATTTGGCAGTTCCAGATCCATATCTAATTTTTTGGATGAGTTTGATCTTTTTTTGTTACATAGATTTTTTTATTTCAAAAAACGTTAAAATACTTTGGTTGCTGTATTTTTCTATGGGTTTTGGTGTTTTAACTAAAGGACCTGTAGCCATTGCTCTACCGACTTTGGTAGCTTTTGTACATTTAATTTTGGTAAAACAATTTACTTTTAAACAAATTTTATCATTTAAACCTTTTTTAGGGTTGATTTTGGTTTTATTGATTAGCGTTCCTTGGTTTTATCTTGCTCATATAGAAACACAAGGGGTTTTTACTGAAGGATTTTTTTTAAAACACAATGTGGCTAGGTTTCAAGATAAAATGGAAGGTCATGGAGGTAGTTTTTTAATCACCATAGGTTTTGTGTTGTTGGGCATGTTACCGTTTTCTTTATGGATTTTTAGAGCATTGTTTTTGGCTTTAAAACAAAAAGGACAAAATAAATTCTTGTTTTTTTGTTCTGTTGCAGTTGTTGTTTTTGTAACCTTTTTTGCTATTTCTGCTACTAAACTTCCTAATTATACCATGCCTTGTTATCCTTTAATAGCAATTGTGTTGGCTTGGTTTTTTAATGAGGTTTTGAATGCTAAAAGTTTTAAAGGGAAATATATTGAATGGGCTTTTTTAATTTTAATAGCAATCGCTTTACCTGTGGCAGGGTATATTGGTTTGTCTTTAGAGAGTTCTTTAGAGTCAAAAAAATGGATTGCCTTGTTGTTGGTTTTTATTCCTATAGGAGTCGTTGTTGCTTTTTACTGTTTTATTAAAAAGAACTTTGTAATAAGTTTTAAAATAATCTCATCAATATTTATAGGGTTTAGTTTGTTGTTGTTTGGTTTTGTTTTTCCTCAATTAACAAAAGAATCTCCTGTAGAAAAATTTAAGGAAAGCATAGCTAGTCATAGACCAGTAATAGTATACAAAAGAATGGATGCAGCTTTTCCAATCAACTTTAACAGAACTTATAAAATTGTAGATACCGTAGAAGAGATTGAAACTTTTTTTAAGGAGTTTCCTAATGGTGTTGTAATGACCAATACAAGAAATAAAGATGAAATAAATGAATTAAGTATCTTTAATCAATTATTTTCGCAAAAAAGTTTGTTCGAAAATCATACGACTAGAGTGTATGAAAAAGATCAATCAAAATAG